A region of the Leptospira venezuelensis genome:
TAGTTACTCTTAGCACAACTAAACAAGCATCCATCTTAGCAGCAAAAATCGCAGGGAGTATCGCAGTGGGAAGCGTTATAGTTGCGTTAGGAGGAGGAATCATGTATTTAGGATTGGAAATTCATTCAAATGAGATAGGAGCTATCGGTTTAGTTATCGCAATATCCGGAGTTAAGCTGGCTGCAAAATGGATAGATAGATCGATCCAGACTTCTAAGAAAGAATTTGCGGAAGATATAGATATTTCAGCAAATTACAGATATGTCCGTTTTTTACCCGAATATCTTTGGTTTGGATCTTCTAAATCTAATTTAAGATTTCCTAAAATAAAGGAGAAACAATCCGGAACGGAAATTTTACAAATTTCTACCTTTGGAAAAATTCCGGTTACTTTTGGTTTTTATCCGGATGTAAAAACAGGAAACTAAAGTCCATAACCTTCCATATTACTGACTTTCAAAAACTTTTTATCAGATTGCCAAACAATCTCACTCGATTCCACACTAGTTAAACGAAGAGTGATCAGTATATATTGGATCTTCTTCCCATTTTCATAATTCACTAAATCATTTAATTCACCGCTTAAACGGTAACTTGGGGATTTCAATTTTCCAAAATCCAATTTGGTTTCGGACGACGTAATTCCTGATTTATTCAAACTGATCTCATCCAAAGAAGCTTTTCTTTGAGAGGTATCCACAAATGGGATTTTATTAGAGGTTAAGTTTGTAACTATCTCATTTGCTAAAATTTTAGTCTCTATATGTTCGGAAGTATTATTTTTGAATTTTTGGAGTTCGATATAACCCTTAATTGAGTCCTTTTTATAAAAATCGGAAAGTGAGACGCTCATATTCTGCACAGTTTCTCTAACTTCCAGGACCCCCCATTGTTTTGTGCCTGCGGCCTCACCTGGATCCCGATATTCTACGCTCGCGCAATAATAAAAATTTAATATGATGAATGTAGGAAGAAGATAGAATTTCATATACGAGTTGAACAGTATCTTCACCTAAAAATACGAAAAGCAAAAAACAAAAATCTTGCCATTCCTTTAAAAATAGTCAGTCTAAGACAAAACCCAAGAAAACCTATGAAA
Encoded here:
- a CDS encoding penicillin-binding protein activator LpoB, coding for MKFYLLPTFIILNFYYCASVEYRDPGEAAGTKQWGVLEVRETVQNMSVSLSDFYKKDSIKGYIELQKFKNNTSEHIETKILANEIVTNLTSNKIPFVDTSQRKASLDEISLNKSGITSSETKLDFGKLKSPSYRLSGELNDLVNYENGKKIQYILITLRLTSVESSEIVWQSDKKFLKVSNMEGYGL